One genomic window of Halovivax cerinus includes the following:
- a CDS encoding MATE family efflux transporter: MGLRESIDSLFRGPDGMDLTSGGIGRPLFYLSLPIIVQNLFQVLYNLADTFWLGRHSTEALSAITFAFPVVFLMISLALGVSVAGSVLVAQHVGAGNEDRAAYAASQTMAYAAVISVVLGVLGYAFVDDLTALLGVNETVAPLVVEYMQVYALGLFAVFGFAVFMALMRGYGDTVTPMYVMAGSVVLNIVLDPILIFGFEANPLFGMLGLGGVEAAALSTTGFTGWGIGGAAIATVGSRALALVVGLAIMFRGNRGVQIRLSEMVPDRSFGRTVVGIGLPASVEGAARSLSITLLLVVVAAFPNAVSGAYGIGTRIFSVIFLPALAVSQGIETMTGQNIGADEIDRAAETNHFGARSMLALLTVGGALIVLAARPIAAVFAPGQPAVVDHTVTFLRVSGLTFGFIGVMRAYTGGFRGAGHTMIAAVISLVTLGFVRLPVAWIASGPLDVMGLWIAFPISNVVGGVVAYLWFRRGTWREGNLTERGPTRDGIGSNAAPTDDD; this comes from the coding sequence ATGGGTCTCCGAGAGTCGATAGACTCGCTCTTCAGGGGACCGGACGGGATGGATCTCACCTCGGGCGGTATCGGCCGGCCGCTGTTTTACCTCTCGTTGCCGATCATCGTCCAGAACCTCTTTCAGGTGCTGTACAACCTGGCCGACACCTTCTGGCTCGGGCGCCACAGCACCGAGGCACTGTCGGCGATCACGTTCGCGTTCCCGGTCGTCTTCCTGATGATCTCGCTCGCGCTTGGCGTCTCGGTCGCGGGGAGTGTCCTCGTCGCCCAGCACGTCGGCGCCGGAAACGAGGATCGGGCAGCCTACGCCGCCTCGCAGACGATGGCCTACGCGGCCGTCATCTCCGTCGTCCTGGGCGTCCTGGGCTACGCCTTCGTCGACGATCTCACCGCACTCCTCGGCGTGAACGAGACCGTCGCTCCGCTCGTCGTCGAGTACATGCAGGTCTACGCGCTCGGGCTGTTCGCGGTCTTCGGCTTCGCCGTCTTCATGGCGCTCATGCGCGGCTACGGCGACACGGTGACGCCGATGTACGTGATGGCCGGCTCCGTGGTACTCAACATCGTCCTCGACCCGATCCTCATCTTCGGCTTCGAGGCGAACCCGCTGTTCGGGATGCTCGGTCTCGGCGGCGTCGAAGCCGCGGCACTTTCGACGACCGGCTTTACCGGCTGGGGGATCGGCGGCGCGGCCATCGCGACGGTCGGGTCCCGTGCGCTCGCCCTCGTCGTCGGGCTCGCGATCATGTTCCGCGGGAACCGCGGCGTGCAGATTCGCCTCTCGGAGATGGTTCCAGACCGCTCGTTCGGGCGGACCGTCGTCGGCATCGGCCTGCCGGCCTCCGTCGAGGGGGCTGCTCGATCGCTCTCGATCACGCTCTTGCTGGTGGTCGTGGCGGCCTTCCCGAACGCGGTCAGCGGGGCCTACGGCATCGGGACGCGGATCTTCTCGGTGATATTCCTGCCGGCGCTCGCCGTCTCGCAAGGGATCGAGACGATGACCGGCCAGAACATCGGGGCTGACGAGATCGATCGCGCCGCCGAGACGAACCACTTCGGAGCGCGTTCCATGCTCGCACTCCTCACTGTAGGCGGCGCCCTGATCGTGCTCGCCGCCAGGCCGATCGCCGCCGTCTTCGCGCCCGGCCAGCCCGCGGTCGTCGACCACACCGTGACGTTCCTCCGCGTGAGCGGGCTGACGTTCGGGTTCATCGGCGTTATGCGCGCATACACCGGTGGCTTCCGCGGTGCCGGCCACACGATGATCGCGGCAGTCATCTCGCTCGTGACGCTCGGCTTCGTTCGTCTCCCGGTCGCCTGGATCGCCTCGGGCCCGCTCGACGTGATGGGTCTCTGGATCGCGTTCCCGATCTCGAACGTCGTCGGTGGCGTCGTCGCGTACCTCTGGTTCAGGCGCGGAACCTGGCGTGAGGGGAATCTGACCGAACGCGGTCCGACGCGCGACGGGATCGGATCGAACGCCGCACCGACGGACGACGATTGA
- a CDS encoding GAF domain-containing sensor histidine kinase yields MVPSPEAVRERFSDTDVDVVITGPSTSVSAIDSIRRADPSVPVVAVLDGDTRPDEVLDAGATDCLPLTDDPATTATLLDRRIDALPDRVGDGDRDDGSAVLQAHVGALTALLDEEDTLLGVFDAEYRHVTVVGTAVTDDLAPETLEGRTLVGAWVDPSVEPYLRAAYDDALAGEEGTSEFVIDGRPVRVQTRPVPGTSYGLVRFDPIVGVDVRPDERPGNRERIERLRSISRELDAQEDVAHISEFVVERVSELLDFDACVIADAGDETFDVLAATGAEPYTDTGPLTVDDGIAGRTVAEDRTFVIDDIREETAAEPTSPTYRSAISIPMGETGVFQALAAEPGAYTEMDRKLAELLVVHAAHAMARVRFEEALTLERDRFAALFQNIPDAAVTYVIAAGEPQIESVNSAFVRLFGFDPEDAAGESVRDLLVPPEADEDAASLYEAVEDGERVDAEVTRRTVDGTAPFLLRSVPVQSDDDRQRGYFIYTDISTLVERERELERQNERLDTFASIVSHDLRNPLSVAEGYLETAVDTGEVEYLDVVGEELDRMRRMIEDLLTLAREGEAIGDREPVALEAVAQRAWDGIDTADGTLSIGSLPTVRADPARVRQLFENLFRNAVLHGGDTVSVDVGPFDGGVYVDDDGPGVPDELKEEILEMGVSTAKDEGGTGFGLSIVAQVAAGHGWDVVVADSDRGGARFEIHFDSDPNGSTRPDTPGPNDDEKSASNSDAETTGSHLDDESSGSPSNESTALPTDDVSGSDEGASPPTEEHRDETDGGESIP; encoded by the coding sequence GTGGTACCGAGTCCGGAGGCGGTCCGTGAGCGGTTCTCTGATACCGACGTCGACGTCGTCATCACCGGACCGTCCACGTCGGTCAGTGCGATCGACTCGATCCGAAGGGCCGACCCGTCCGTCCCCGTCGTCGCCGTGCTGGACGGAGACACCCGGCCAGACGAGGTACTCGACGCCGGCGCGACCGACTGTCTTCCCCTCACGGACGACCCGGCGACGACTGCGACGCTCCTCGACCGACGCATCGACGCCCTCCCCGACCGAGTCGGCGATGGAGATCGGGACGACGGTAGCGCCGTCCTGCAGGCCCACGTCGGTGCGCTCACCGCCCTCCTCGACGAGGAAGACACGCTACTCGGCGTGTTCGACGCGGAGTACCGTCACGTCACGGTCGTGGGGACTGCGGTGACCGACGACCTCGCCCCCGAGACGCTGGAGGGGCGAACGCTGGTCGGCGCGTGGGTCGATCCGAGTGTCGAACCGTACCTCCGGGCAGCGTACGACGACGCGCTCGCTGGCGAGGAGGGAACCTCGGAGTTCGTGATCGACGGTCGGCCGGTTCGCGTTCAAACGAGGCCGGTACCGGGGACGTCCTACGGGCTCGTCCGGTTCGACCCGATCGTCGGCGTCGATGTGCGGCCGGACGAGCGACCGGGCAACAGAGAACGGATCGAACGACTCAGGTCTATCAGCCGCGAACTCGACGCCCAGGAAGACGTAGCGCACATCTCTGAGTTCGTCGTCGAACGCGTCTCCGAACTGCTCGATTTCGACGCCTGCGTCATCGCCGACGCCGGGGATGAGACGTTCGACGTACTCGCGGCTACTGGCGCCGAGCCCTACACCGATACCGGCCCGCTCACCGTCGACGACGGGATCGCCGGTCGCACGGTCGCCGAGGATCGGACGTTCGTAATCGACGACATCCGAGAGGAGACGGCCGCCGAGCCGACGAGCCCGACCTACCGATCCGCGATCTCGATACCGATGGGTGAAACGGGCGTCTTCCAGGCGCTCGCCGCTGAACCCGGTGCGTACACGGAGATGGATCGCAAACTCGCCGAACTGCTGGTCGTCCACGCCGCGCACGCGATGGCCCGGGTCAGGTTCGAGGAGGCGTTGACGCTCGAACGCGACCGGTTCGCCGCGCTGTTTCAGAACATTCCCGACGCGGCGGTCACGTACGTCATAGCGGCCGGCGAGCCGCAGATCGAGTCGGTCAACTCGGCGTTCGTCCGGCTGTTCGGGTTCGACCCCGAAGACGCCGCCGGCGAGTCGGTCCGGGATCTGCTCGTCCCGCCCGAAGCGGACGAGGACGCCGCATCACTGTACGAGGCCGTCGAAGATGGCGAGCGAGTCGACGCCGAGGTCACCCGTCGGACCGTCGATGGCACCGCCCCGTTCCTGCTCAGGAGCGTGCCGGTCCAGTCCGACGACGACCGCCAGCGTGGCTACTTCATCTACACCGACATCTCGACGCTGGTCGAGCGCGAGCGCGAACTCGAACGCCAGAACGAGCGCCTCGATACGTTCGCATCCATCGTCAGTCACGACCTGCGAAACCCGCTCTCGGTCGCCGAAGGGTACTTAGAGACCGCCGTCGACACCGGCGAGGTCGAGTACTTAGACGTCGTGGGAGAGGAACTCGACCGCATGCGCCGGATGATCGAGGACCTCCTCACCCTGGCGCGAGAAGGAGAGGCGATCGGTGACCGGGAACCGGTCGCTCTCGAAGCGGTCGCCCAGCGGGCGTGGGACGGCATCGACACGGCCGACGGGACGCTCTCCATCGGGTCGTTACCGACCGTCCGAGCCGATCCAGCCCGGGTACGGCAACTCTTCGAGAACCTGTTTCGAAACGCCGTCCTCCACGGCGGCGACACCGTCTCCGTCGACGTCGGGCCGTTCGACGGCGGTGTTTACGTCGACGACGACGGCCCCGGCGTCCCGGACGAGTTGAAAGAAGAGATCCTCGAGATGGGCGTCTCGACAGCGAAGGACGAGGGCGGAACGGGCTTCGGTCTCTCCATCGTGGCACAGGTGGCCGCCGGTCACGGTTGGGACGTCGTGGTCGCCGACAGCGACCGCGGCGGTGCCCGGTTCGAAATTCACTTCGATTCGGACCCGAACGGTTCCACCCGGCCAGATACGCCCGGTCCGAACGACGACGAAAAATCGGCCTCGAACAGCGACGCCGAGACGACAGGGTCTCACCTCGACGATGAATCAAGCGGGTCTCCCTCAAATGAGTCGACGGCGCTGCCCACCGACGACGTATCCGGGTCGGACGAGGGGGCGTCTCCGCCGACGGAGGAACATCGCGACGAGACGGACGGGGGCGAATCGATCCCATGA